One Malania oleifera isolate guangnan ecotype guangnan chromosome 9, ASM2987363v1, whole genome shotgun sequence DNA segment encodes these proteins:
- the LOC131165011 gene encoding myb-related protein 2-like isoform X2 — translation MYHHHHQGKNINPSSRMSIPSERHLFLQGANGLGESGLVLSTDAKPRLKWTPDLHERFIEAVNQLGGADKATPKTVMKLMGIPGLTLYHLKSHLQKYRLSKNLHGQANSGTNKFGMVLVAGDRISDANGSHMSNPIIGAQTNKSLHISEALQMQIEVQRRLHEQLERHLQLRIEAQGKYLQTVLEKAQETLERQNLGTVGLEGAKVQLSELVSKVSTKCLNSAFPGLKELSGLCPQRAQATQPNRSIDSCLTSCKGSQEDHETRNSRTGLRPYNSISCLEPKEMVDSSRLQQPELKWCEDLKESKMIHVERSSDNLSISVGLKEEEKGNGGGNGNSRSGSYSNELLKGWNEGNDFLLQIDNKANLVKLDNERISQEYSLPCFAAKLDLNVGDENDATSSCKQFDLNGFSWN, via the exons ATGTACCATCACCATCACCAAGGAAAGAACATCAACCCTTCTTCAAGAATGTCCATCCCTTCTGAAAGGCATTTATTTCTGCAGGGTGCAAACGGCCTCGGAGAATCAGGACTTGTCCTCTCAACTGACGCTAAACCAAGACTTAAATGGACACCAGATCTCCATGAGCGATTTATAGAAGCAGTCAATCAGCTTGGAGGAGCAGACA AGGCTACTCCAAAGACAGTTATGAAACTTATGGGAATTCCAGGACTCACCTTATACCATCTAAAGAGTCATCTTCAG AAATACAGACTCAGTAAGAATCTCCATGGACAAGCTAATAGCGGGACCAACAAATTTG GCATGGTTTTAGTTGCAGGAGACAGGATTTCTGATGCAAATGGAAGTCATATGAGCAATCCAATCATTGGGGCACAAACAAACAA AAGCTTACATATAAGTGAAGCACTACAGATGCAAATTGAGGTGCAGAGAAGATTACACGAGCAGCTTGAG CGACATTTACAACTTCGGATAGAGGCTCAGGGGAAATACCTACAGACTGTGTTGGAGAAAGCCCAGGAGACACTTGAAAGACAAAACTTAGGCACAGTGGGACTAGAAGGTGCCAAAGTCCAGCTATCTGAATTGGTGTCCAAAGTATCAACTAAGTGCCTGAATTCTGCATTTCCAGGGCTGAAAGAACTGTCGGGTTTGTGCCCCCAGCGTGCACAGGCAACCCAACCCAATCGTTCAATAGATAGCTGCTTGACCTCCTGCAAAGGATCTCAAGAGGACCATGAAACACGCAATAGCAGGACAGGTTTAAGACCTTACAATAGTATTTCATGCTTGGAGCCAAAAGAGATGGTGGACTCGTCCAGACTACAGCAGCCTGAACTAAAGTGGTGTGAGGACCTGAAGGAAAGTAAAATGATTCATGTTGAAAGAAGTTCCGACAATTTATCCATCAGTGTTGGACttaaagaagaagagaagggcaATGGCGGTGGCAATGGCAACAGCAGGAGTGGCAGCTATTCTAATGAATTATTAAAAGGATGGAATGAGGGCAACGATTTTCTCCTCCAAATTGACAATAAAGCAAATTTGGTTAAACTAGACAACGAGAGAATCTCTCAAGAATATAGCCTGCCTTGTTTTGCGGCCAAACTGGACTTAAATGTGGGTGATGAAAATGATGCCACTTCAAGCTGCAAACAGTTTGACTTGAATGGTTTCAGCTGGAACTGA
- the LOC131165011 gene encoding myb-related protein 2-like isoform X1: MYHHHHQGKNINPSSRMSIPSERHLFLQGANGLGESGLVLSTDAKPRLKWTPDLHERFIEAVNQLGGADKATPKTVMKLMGIPGLTLYHLKSHLQKYRLSKNLHGQANSGTNKFGMVLVAGDRISDANGSHMSNPIIGAQTNKSLHISEALQMQIEVQRRLHEQLEVQRHLQLRIEAQGKYLQTVLEKAQETLERQNLGTVGLEGAKVQLSELVSKVSTKCLNSAFPGLKELSGLCPQRAQATQPNRSIDSCLTSCKGSQEDHETRNSRTGLRPYNSISCLEPKEMVDSSRLQQPELKWCEDLKESKMIHVERSSDNLSISVGLKEEEKGNGGGNGNSRSGSYSNELLKGWNEGNDFLLQIDNKANLVKLDNERISQEYSLPCFAAKLDLNVGDENDATSSCKQFDLNGFSWN; this comes from the exons ATGTACCATCACCATCACCAAGGAAAGAACATCAACCCTTCTTCAAGAATGTCCATCCCTTCTGAAAGGCATTTATTTCTGCAGGGTGCAAACGGCCTCGGAGAATCAGGACTTGTCCTCTCAACTGACGCTAAACCAAGACTTAAATGGACACCAGATCTCCATGAGCGATTTATAGAAGCAGTCAATCAGCTTGGAGGAGCAGACA AGGCTACTCCAAAGACAGTTATGAAACTTATGGGAATTCCAGGACTCACCTTATACCATCTAAAGAGTCATCTTCAG AAATACAGACTCAGTAAGAATCTCCATGGACAAGCTAATAGCGGGACCAACAAATTTG GCATGGTTTTAGTTGCAGGAGACAGGATTTCTGATGCAAATGGAAGTCATATGAGCAATCCAATCATTGGGGCACAAACAAACAA AAGCTTACATATAAGTGAAGCACTACAGATGCAAATTGAGGTGCAGAGAAGATTACACGAGCAGCTTGAG GTACAGCGACATTTACAACTTCGGATAGAGGCTCAGGGGAAATACCTACAGACTGTGTTGGAGAAAGCCCAGGAGACACTTGAAAGACAAAACTTAGGCACAGTGGGACTAGAAGGTGCCAAAGTCCAGCTATCTGAATTGGTGTCCAAAGTATCAACTAAGTGCCTGAATTCTGCATTTCCAGGGCTGAAAGAACTGTCGGGTTTGTGCCCCCAGCGTGCACAGGCAACCCAACCCAATCGTTCAATAGATAGCTGCTTGACCTCCTGCAAAGGATCTCAAGAGGACCATGAAACACGCAATAGCAGGACAGGTTTAAGACCTTACAATAGTATTTCATGCTTGGAGCCAAAAGAGATGGTGGACTCGTCCAGACTACAGCAGCCTGAACTAAAGTGGTGTGAGGACCTGAAGGAAAGTAAAATGATTCATGTTGAAAGAAGTTCCGACAATTTATCCATCAGTGTTGGACttaaagaagaagagaagggcaATGGCGGTGGCAATGGCAACAGCAGGAGTGGCAGCTATTCTAATGAATTATTAAAAGGATGGAATGAGGGCAACGATTTTCTCCTCCAAATTGACAATAAAGCAAATTTGGTTAAACTAGACAACGAGAGAATCTCTCAAGAATATAGCCTGCCTTGTTTTGCGGCCAAACTGGACTTAAATGTGGGTGATGAAAATGATGCCACTTCAAGCTGCAAACAGTTTGACTTGAATGGTTTCAGCTGGAACTGA
- the LOC131165011 gene encoding myb-related protein 2-like isoform X3 yields the protein MYHHHHQGKNINPSSRMSIPSERHLFLQGANGLGESGLVLSTDAKPRLKWTPDLHERFIEAVNQLGGADKATPKTVMKLMGIPGLTLYHLKSHLQKYRLSKNLHGQANSGTNKFVAGDRISDANGSHMSNPIIGAQTNKSLHISEALQMQIEVQRRLHEQLEVQRHLQLRIEAQGKYLQTVLEKAQETLERQNLGTVGLEGAKVQLSELVSKVSTKCLNSAFPGLKELSGLCPQRAQATQPNRSIDSCLTSCKGSQEDHETRNSRTGLRPYNSISCLEPKEMVDSSRLQQPELKWCEDLKESKMIHVERSSDNLSISVGLKEEEKGNGGGNGNSRSGSYSNELLKGWNEGNDFLLQIDNKANLVKLDNERISQEYSLPCFAAKLDLNVGDENDATSSCKQFDLNGFSWN from the exons ATGTACCATCACCATCACCAAGGAAAGAACATCAACCCTTCTTCAAGAATGTCCATCCCTTCTGAAAGGCATTTATTTCTGCAGGGTGCAAACGGCCTCGGAGAATCAGGACTTGTCCTCTCAACTGACGCTAAACCAAGACTTAAATGGACACCAGATCTCCATGAGCGATTTATAGAAGCAGTCAATCAGCTTGGAGGAGCAGACA AGGCTACTCCAAAGACAGTTATGAAACTTATGGGAATTCCAGGACTCACCTTATACCATCTAAAGAGTCATCTTCAG AAATACAGACTCAGTAAGAATCTCCATGGACAAGCTAATAGCGGGACCAACAAATTTG TTGCAGGAGACAGGATTTCTGATGCAAATGGAAGTCATATGAGCAATCCAATCATTGGGGCACAAACAAACAA AAGCTTACATATAAGTGAAGCACTACAGATGCAAATTGAGGTGCAGAGAAGATTACACGAGCAGCTTGAG GTACAGCGACATTTACAACTTCGGATAGAGGCTCAGGGGAAATACCTACAGACTGTGTTGGAGAAAGCCCAGGAGACACTTGAAAGACAAAACTTAGGCACAGTGGGACTAGAAGGTGCCAAAGTCCAGCTATCTGAATTGGTGTCCAAAGTATCAACTAAGTGCCTGAATTCTGCATTTCCAGGGCTGAAAGAACTGTCGGGTTTGTGCCCCCAGCGTGCACAGGCAACCCAACCCAATCGTTCAATAGATAGCTGCTTGACCTCCTGCAAAGGATCTCAAGAGGACCATGAAACACGCAATAGCAGGACAGGTTTAAGACCTTACAATAGTATTTCATGCTTGGAGCCAAAAGAGATGGTGGACTCGTCCAGACTACAGCAGCCTGAACTAAAGTGGTGTGAGGACCTGAAGGAAAGTAAAATGATTCATGTTGAAAGAAGTTCCGACAATTTATCCATCAGTGTTGGACttaaagaagaagagaagggcaATGGCGGTGGCAATGGCAACAGCAGGAGTGGCAGCTATTCTAATGAATTATTAAAAGGATGGAATGAGGGCAACGATTTTCTCCTCCAAATTGACAATAAAGCAAATTTGGTTAAACTAGACAACGAGAGAATCTCTCAAGAATATAGCCTGCCTTGTTTTGCGGCCAAACTGGACTTAAATGTGGGTGATGAAAATGATGCCACTTCAAGCTGCAAACAGTTTGACTTGAATGGTTTCAGCTGGAACTGA